From a single Hevea brasiliensis isolate MT/VB/25A 57/8 unplaced genomic scaffold, ASM3005281v1 Scaf1, whole genome shotgun sequence genomic region:
- the LOC110633990 gene encoding uncharacterized protein LOC110633990, with the protein MRSQKRPIHAVTTWVRRQPPKVKAFLAVVSGMAALVLLRFIVHDHDNLFVAAEAVHSIGISVLIYKLMKEKTCAGLSLKSQELTAMFLAVRLYCSFVMEYDIHTLLDLATLATTLWVIYMIRFKLKSSYMEDKDNFAIYYVVLPCAILALFIHPSTSHNLLNRILWAFCVYLEAVSVLPQLRVMQNTKIVEPFTAHYVFALGVARFLSCAHWVLQVLDSRGHLLVALGYGLWPSMVLISEIVQTFILADFCYYYIRSVFGGQLVLRLPSGVV; encoded by the exons ATGAGATCACAGAAAAGGCCGATCCACGCCGTCACGACATGGGTGCGACGACAGCCGCCCAAGGTCAAGGCTTTTTTGGCCGTGGTGTCGGGGATGGCGGCTCTCGTCTTGCTCAGATTCATCGTACATGACCATGACAATCTCTTCGTGGCTGCTGAGGCTGTTCACTCTATTGGTATCAGTGTACTTATTTACAAGCTTATGAAGGAGAAGACTTGCGCTG GACTATCACTCAAGTCCCAGGAATTGACAGCTATGTTTTTGGCTGTCAGGCTGTATTGCAGCTTTGTGATGGAATATGATATACATACCTTACTTGATTTGGCTACACTGGCAACGACTTTGTGGGTTATTTATATGATCCGTTTCAAATTGAAGTCTAGTTATATGGAGGACAAAGACAACTTTGCAATATATTATGTG GTGTTACCCTGTGCTATTTTAGCATTGTTTATTCATCCATCTACATCTCATAATTTATTGAACAGGATTTTATGGGCATTCTGTGTATACTTGGAAGCTGTCTCGGTACTACCACAGTTGCGGGTCATGCAGAATACAAAG ATAGTTGAACCATTCACGGCTCATTATGTATTTGCGTTGGGAGTTGCAAGGTTCTTGAGTTGTGCCCATTGGGTTCTCCAG GTTTTAGATAGTCGTGGACACTTGCTGGTGGCCTTGGGGTATGGATTATGGCCTTCAATGGTTCTAATCTCAGAAATCGTCCAGACTTTCATCTTAGCAGACTTCTGTTATTATTACATCAGAAG TGTGTTTGGAGGACAGCTTGTTCTTCGCCTGCCCTCAGGAGTGGTGTGA